Genomic window (Streptomyces sp. LX-29):
CACGACGGCTCGCTGGTCGTGGGGCCGAGCCTCTCCTCCCCGGGCCGCATCTTCTACGACCTGGACGGCAAGCGGGTGCCGGCCCCGGCCGCCGAGAAGTACGTCAGCTACACGCAGGCCGGGCTCTCTCCCGACGGCCGCCATGTGGCGGGTGGCTTCGCCGGCAAGGGAGGCGCGATCACCTCCGAGATCCTGGACGCCAGGACCGGCAAGCGGGTCAAGCTCGTCGCCGGTCAGCAGCTGCTCGCCTGGGCCGACGCCGACCGTCTGATCGCCTGGGGCTGCGACCCGAAGAAGTGCTCGGGCAAGAACGAGTTCCGCAACCGGCTTCAGCTCGTCTCGCTCAAGAGCGACAAGGTCGTTCCGCTCACCGACTTCCGCAAGGCGTCGGACGAGGCCCCCGGTCGCTGGGAGCCGGTGTTCAGCCGCCGCTGACCGCGGCGCCGCGCGGTGCCGCGTGCGAGGACACCAGCGTCTCGTACGCCGCGAGCAGCCCGTCGGTCACCTCCCGGCCGGCGGGCCGCAGCGGGGGCCGGACCGGGCCGGCGGGGGCCCCGAGTGCGTTCAGCAGCGCCTTGGTGGTGACCGTGCCCGGCAGTCCGGAGCCCATCATCAGCTCGACCAGGGGGATGGCGAGCTGATGCAGTCGGGCCGCCTCGGCGCCCGCGCCCCTGTCGTGGGCGTCGAGGACGGCCCGCATCTGCGGGCCGGCGACGTTGGCCACGGTGCTGACGTAGCCGGCGCCGCCGATCGCGTACAGCGGGAGGTTGAGCTCCTCGCAGCCGGAGTAGTAGGCGAGCGAGGTGCGGGCGAGGACCCGGGAGCTGCCCAGCAGGTCGTACGCGCAGTCCTTGACCCCGGCGATGCGCGGGTGCTCGGCCAGCCGCAGCATGGTCTCCGGCTCGATGCGGGTGCCGGTGCGGCCCGGGATGTCGTACAGCATCACGGGGAGGCCGACCGCGTCGGCGATGTCGCGGAAGTGCTCGGCCACCGCCTCCTGGGGCGGGCGGCTGTAGTACGGGGTGACCACCAGCAGCCCGTGGGCGCCGGCCTTCTCGGCGGCCTGGGCCAACTCGACCGTGTGCCGGGTGTCGCTGGTGCCCACCCCGGCGGTGATGATCGCGCGGTCGCCGACTGCCTCCACGACCGCGCGGACCAGCGCCTCCTTCTCGGCGTCGCTGGTCGTGGGCGACTCGCCGGTGGTGCCGCTGAGCACCAGGCCGTCGCAGCCGCCCTCGTCCACCAGGCGGGTGGCCAGACGCTGGGCGCCGTCCAGGTCGAGCCGACCGGCGTCGGTGAACGGCGTGATCATCGCGGCGAGGGTACGGCCGAACGGGCCCAGAGACATGGCGGTCACACTCCGTTGGGGATCGGGGTCTTTCCGCTGGATTCTGGGCCCGCTCGTCGCGCAGGTCTATTTAATTGTTCTGGCGTGATGCTTCAGAGTCGCTACGGCTTGATGCGGACGACCGACGGGTCGTGGTCGCTGGCCTGGTCGGCGAACTCGGCGTTGATGTGCACGATGTCGTAGTCGACCTTGCGCAGGTGGCGGCTGGTCAGCATGTGGTCCAGCGTCTGCGAGTTGCCGTTGAAGACATAGCCGTAACGCTCGTCGAGCGGCAGCGTGTTCACCAGGTCGGTGAGGACCTTGCCCTCGGTGAGGGCGTGCAGCGCCGGAGAGAACGCGTAGTCGTTGAGGTCGCCCGCCACGACCACGTCGGCGCGCGGGTCGGCGGCCAACAGCTCCTTGACGAAGCCGTTGACGGCCTTGGCCTGTGCGACGCGCTGCGTCTCGCTGGGCCGCGCCGGGGGCTGGAACCGGCTGTCCAGCCCCTGGTCCCCGCCCTTGGAGTTCCAGTGGTTGGCGACCACGAAGATCGGCTTGCCGCGGAAGGAGAACTGGCCGACCAGCGGCTTCCGGCTGTTGTTCCACGCCTCGTCGGCCGGGGCGATGCGGCCGGGGGAGGCGGACAGGGTCGCCTTGCCGCCGTCCTTCACGACCTTCACCGGGGTGGTGGCGTCGCCGCCCGCGATGTCGGTGAAGGAGACCCGCTCGGGGTTGTAGAGGAAGGCCAGCCGGATGTTGCCGCCGGGCTGCCCGCCGTCCTGGTCGTCCCTGGGGTCGATCTGCCGCCACTGGTAGGCCGGGCCGCCCGCGGCCACGATGGCCTCGGTGAGCTTCTTCAGCGTGGCGTCGGCGCTCACGACCCCGTCGTTGGTGGGGCCGTTGTCGTCCTGGACCTCCTCCAGGGCGACGATGTCGGGCCCGGCCAGGTTGTGCACGAGCGCGGCGGCGAGCCGGTCGAACTTGGCCTGCGGGGTCTTGGGGGAGAGGTTCTCCACGTTGTAGGTGGCCACCGCGAGCTCGTCCGCCCGCTGCTTGCGCGTGGTCTCGCGCTTCAGCGCCTTGTCGGCGAGCTGACCCAGCTCGGTGGCCTGGATCTCGTAGCCGCCGAAGTTGTCGTAGTCGAGCGGGCCGGCCGTGGTCCCGGACAGCTGGTCGCCCACGTTGGCCACCGGGAACGGGCGCTCGGCGTAGGGGATCAGGGAGGCGACCTTGACCCGGCCCGGGTTCGGGTCGCGGTAGGAGTGGTAGAGCACCCCGCCGCGCTCGGTGCGGTTGTGCCGCGGCTCGGCGGTGACCCACAGCTCCTTGTGCTCGCTGGTCGCGCCGGTCACCGGGGCGTTCCGGACGGCGACCCGCATGCCCTCCAGGGACTCGTAGCGGTCCAGGGCGTAGGAACGGGGGTTGAGCTCCAGACCCTCGATGTTGCCGTGCTCGACATCCGCCTCGGGGGCGTAACGGTTGGGTATGGAGGAGGCGTTGAGCCGGAAGGCGGCGGGCAGCGCGTTGCCGGAGGACTG
Coding sequences:
- the dapA gene encoding 4-hydroxy-tetrahydrodipicolinate synthase translates to MSLGPFGRTLAAMITPFTDAGRLDLDGAQRLATRLVDEGGCDGLVLSGTTGESPTTSDAEKEALVRAVVEAVGDRAIITAGVGTSDTRHTVELAQAAEKAGAHGLLVVTPYYSRPPQEAVAEHFRDIADAVGLPVMLYDIPGRTGTRIEPETMLRLAEHPRIAGVKDCAYDLLGSSRVLARTSLAYYSGCEELNLPLYAIGGAGYVSTVANVAGPQMRAVLDAHDRGAGAEAARLHQLAIPLVELMMGSGLPGTVTTKALLNALGAPAGPVRPPLRPAGREVTDGLLAAYETLVSSHAAPRGAAVSGG
- a CDS encoding endonuclease/exonuclease/phosphatase family protein: MLVAPQSASADEIRIHDIQGKTRTSPLAGKQVTEVPGTVTAVRAFGSSRGFWVQDTRPDRDPATSEGIFVYTGSTTPALAVGDAVLVSGIVAEYYPGGANAGLQSITQLTKATWTVQSSGNALPAAFRLNASSIPNRYAPEADVEHGNIEGLELNPRSYALDRYESLEGMRVAVRNAPVTGATSEHKELWVTAEPRHNRTERGGVLYHSYRDPNPGRVKVASLIPYAERPFPVANVGDQLSGTTAGPLDYDNFGGYEIQATELGQLADKALKRETTRKQRADELAVATYNVENLSPKTPQAKFDRLAAALVHNLAGPDIVALEEVQDDNGPTNDGVVSADATLKKLTEAIVAAGGPAYQWRQIDPRDDQDGGQPGGNIRLAFLYNPERVSFTDIAGGDATTPVKVVKDGGKATLSASPGRIAPADEAWNNSRKPLVGQFSFRGKPIFVVANHWNSKGGDQGLDSRFQPPARPSETQRVAQAKAVNGFVKELLAADPRADVVVAGDLNDYAFSPALHALTEGKVLTDLVNTLPLDERYGYVFNGNSQTLDHMLTSRHLRKVDYDIVHINAEFADQASDHDPSVVRIKP